A portion of the Candidatus Hydrogenedentota bacterium genome contains these proteins:
- a CDS encoding inorganic phosphate transporter — MDPLFLVILTVIVALAFDVINGFHDSANSIATVVSTRVLSPRAAVIWAAFFNFVAMFVFAPRVADTVSKIVHIDASDPAYMYVVLTGLLGAIVWDLMTWWWGLPTSSSHALIGGLVGAGIAHKGVDVIQWSKVMATVEYIPLAPLFGMILGFAFMVIVYWMFRRWRPISVDNLFRRGQLVSAALYSLGHGGNDAQKTMGVIVALLVAAGYFTPDVQLSLLDWHTSWIILSCQIAMSVGTAFGGWRIVKTMGMRITKLKPVGGFCAETAGAATLFIATHLGIPVSTTHTITGAIVGVGSTTKFSTIRWGVARRIIWAWVFTIPFSALVAALCFWAIQLIVPSF; from the coding sequence ATGGACCCCCTCTTTCTCGTAATTCTGACCGTTATCGTGGCTCTGGCTTTCGACGTAATTAACGGATTCCACGATTCGGCTAACTCCATTGCCACGGTAGTCTCTACGCGAGTCCTCAGCCCTCGCGCCGCGGTAATATGGGCTGCCTTCTTCAATTTTGTTGCAATGTTTGTGTTTGCCCCTCGGGTTGCCGACACCGTATCGAAGATCGTGCACATCGACGCAAGCGATCCCGCTTACATGTACGTGGTTCTCACCGGCCTATTAGGGGCCATAGTCTGGGACCTCATGACGTGGTGGTGGGGGCTGCCAACGAGTTCCTCCCACGCCCTTATCGGAGGTCTCGTGGGGGCGGGGATCGCGCACAAGGGGGTTGATGTTATTCAGTGGAGCAAAGTCATGGCGACCGTGGAGTACATTCCACTGGCTCCCTTGTTCGGCATGATTCTTGGCTTCGCGTTTATGGTAATCGTGTACTGGATGTTCCGCAGGTGGCGGCCCATCTCCGTCGACAATCTCTTCCGGCGCGGACAGCTCGTCTCCGCGGCGCTGTATTCGCTGGGGCACGGAGGCAACGACGCGCAGAAAACGATGGGCGTGATTGTGGCGTTGCTGGTGGCCGCGGGCTATTTCACACCTGACGTGCAACTGTCTCTTCTGGACTGGCATACCTCGTGGATTATTCTCTCCTGCCAGATTGCGATGTCCGTAGGAACCGCGTTTGGCGGGTGGCGCATCGTGAAGACCATGGGAATGCGGATCACCAAATTGAAGCCGGTTGGCGGTTTTTGCGCGGAGACCGCGGGCGCTGCCACCCTCTTCATCGCCACGCACCTTGGCATACCCGTCTCGACGACTCACACCATAACCGGAGCCATCGTTGGCGTCGGTTCGACGACGAAGTTCTCCACGATCCGTTGGGGCGTTGCGCGGCGAATCATCTGGGCGTGGGTTTTTACGATTCCCTTTTCGGCCTTGGTCGCGGCCTTGTGCTTCTGGGCAATCCAGCTAATCGTTCCGTCCTTCTAG
- a CDS encoding response regulator transcription factor, whose product MARETILVVDDEEDILELVNYNLTKAGFRVSCVSSGGEAVKAARTMSPDLVVLDLMLPGLDGLEVCTLLKNDPKTKDAAVIMLTARGEEGDVVRGLELGADDYVTKPFSPRILLARVQAVLRRREAEAVEKNTTIRVHGMVIHPGRHEVLVNGEPIELTFTEFRVLQCLARRPGWVFSRSQIVDSVRGAGYAVTDRAVDVQIVGLRKKLGDAGACIETVRGVGYRLKE is encoded by the coding sequence ATGGCACGGGAGACTATCCTTGTCGTCGATGACGAGGAAGACATCCTCGAACTCGTCAACTACAACCTAACCAAAGCCGGATTCCGCGTATCTTGCGTGTCGTCGGGAGGCGAAGCCGTAAAAGCGGCGAGAACCATGTCTCCCGATTTGGTCGTGTTGGACCTCATGCTGCCTGGATTGGACGGCCTGGAAGTCTGCACCCTGCTGAAGAACGACCCGAAGACAAAGGACGCGGCTGTCATCATGTTGACGGCCCGCGGAGAAGAGGGCGATGTGGTACGCGGACTTGAGTTAGGTGCGGACGACTACGTTACGAAACCCTTCAGTCCACGGATATTGTTGGCTCGTGTTCAGGCCGTGCTGCGGCGCAGAGAAGCCGAAGCCGTCGAAAAGAACACGACAATTCGCGTACACGGGATGGTGATTCATCCCGGCCGGCATGAGGTTCTCGTGAACGGCGAGCCCATAGAACTTACCTTTACAGAGTTTCGCGTGTTGCAGTGCCTCGCGAGGCGCCCCGGTTGGGTATTCTCTCGTTCCCAAATTGTCGACTCGGTGCGTGGGGCCGGATATGCTGTGACGGATCGCGCGGTGGACGTGCAAATTGTCGGTCTGCGCAAGAAGCTGGGCGATGCGGGCGCCTGTATCGAGACGGTGCGAGGCGTGGGCTATCGATTGAAGGAGTAG
- a CDS encoding DUF47 family protein: MFRAFLPKEVCFFDYFEQLAALSVKACQAFLELTEGHKDGLDRHAAKIKDIEHQADDVAHRCIDDLNKTFVTPIDRVDIHALIKRMDDVVDSVDATASRMALYELVEIREEARKSAEVLLKAVRSMEIAVRGLRTIKETKTIKDELISIYHLENEGDLILREALTRLFREETNAILVIKWKEIFERLEKATDRCEEIAHIIERIVIEVS, translated from the coding sequence ATGTTTCGAGCGTTTTTGCCGAAGGAAGTGTGTTTTTTTGACTACTTTGAGCAGCTTGCGGCGTTGTCGGTGAAGGCCTGCCAGGCCTTCCTGGAACTCACAGAAGGTCACAAGGACGGACTGGACCGGCACGCGGCAAAGATCAAAGACATCGAACACCAGGCGGACGACGTGGCCCACCGGTGTATCGACGATCTGAACAAGACATTTGTTACGCCCATCGACCGTGTCGATATCCATGCGCTGATCAAGCGGATGGACGACGTCGTCGACTCCGTAGATGCCACGGCCTCACGAATGGCGCTCTATGAGTTGGTGGAAATACGCGAGGAGGCCCGCAAGTCCGCCGAAGTGCTGCTCAAAGCGGTCCGATCGATGGAGATTGCCGTACGCGGCCTACGGACGATTAAAGAAACCAAGACGATCAAGGATGAGCTGATTTCGATTTACCACTTGGAGAATGAAGGCGATCTGATCCTCAGGGAAGCGCTCACGCGTCTGTTTCGGGAAGAGACAAACGCGATTCTCGTCATCAAGTGGAAAGAGATCTTCGAGCGCCTGGAAAAGGCCACGGACCGCTGCGAAGAGATTGCGCATATTATCGAGCGCATCGTAATCGAGGTATCCTGA